A window from Candidatus Bathyarchaeota archaeon encodes these proteins:
- a CDS encoding deoxyribonuclease IV, producing the protein MFRVGMHMSIAGSIDLAVDRALSLGCTTLQIFTRNPRGWRYNPLPEGDILRFREKLSRADLKPVVAHMPYLPNLASPRDEVYLRSVESLKAELERCHALNIPFLVTHLGSHLGSGREKGLERFVAAVDGCLEGERGGVTLLLENTAGTRNSIGAYFQDLQYILERSAVGDRLAVCLDTCHAFAAGYDLRSEESVEAVMEEFDRLIGLDRIRLIHANDSKGGLGSKVDRHEHIGLGRIGREGFKAVISYNKFKYLPYILETPIDSRRNDRENLEEFRGIAAAAGADLNPGWVGLRRRPYQA; encoded by the coding sequence ATGTTCAGGGTCGGGATGCACATGTCCATCGCTGGATCCATCGATCTAGCCGTGGATAGGGCCCTAAGTCTAGGGTGCACCACCCTCCAGATCTTCACGAGGAACCCTAGGGGATGGAGGTATAATCCCCTGCCCGAGGGGGATATCCTAAGGTTCAGGGAGAAGCTCTCCAGGGCGGATCTGAAACCCGTGGTGGCCCATATGCCCTACCTCCCCAACCTGGCCTCGCCCAGGGACGAGGTTTACCTGAGATCCGTGGAGTCCTTGAAGGCCGAGCTGGAGCGCTGCCACGCCTTGAACATACCCTTCCTGGTCACCCATCTAGGCAGCCACCTGGGGAGTGGGAGGGAGAAAGGCCTGGAAAGGTTCGTAGCAGCCGTGGACGGGTGCCTAGAGGGGGAGCGGGGCGGGGTAACCCTCCTCCTCGAGAACACGGCAGGTACAAGGAACAGCATAGGAGCATACTTCCAGGATCTCCAATATATACTGGAGAGGAGCGCCGTGGGGGACCGTCTAGCGGTCTGCCTCGATACGTGCCACGCCTTCGCGGCGGGATACGACCTGAGATCGGAGGAGTCCGTGGAGGCCGTCATGGAGGAGTTCGACCGCCTCATAGGCCTGGATAGGATAAGGCTGATACACGCCAACGACTCCAAGGGGGGCCTAGGCTCGAAGGTGGACAGGCACGAGCATATAGGCCTGGGAAGGATAGGGAGGGAGGGATTCAAAGCGGTAATATCCTACAATAAATTTAAGTATCTTCCATACATATTGGAGACCCCGATAGATTCCAGGAGGAACGACAGGGAGAACCTGGAGGAGTTCAGGGGGATAGCCGCCGCAGCGGGGGCCGACCTGAACCCGGGATGGGTAGGGCTGCGGCGGAGGCCGTACCAGGCCTAA